The Tepidisphaeraceae bacterium genome includes a region encoding these proteins:
- a CDS encoding DUF3488 and transglutaminase-like domain-containing protein gives MYDIRQFKPVLYILVTLGIVGFTLAAQAPALFVLSGGAIALNAWLVATKRFTPMPRWMANILTLLAFLYVAQQVMVVRGTPIITIGQFLVLLQVVKLYEQRANRDYAQLLVLSLLLMVAASITTASLIFGLLLIAYLFLSLYCCLLFHLKVETDHARSAYALPEDRINLSVLRQDQRYLSRSMRRLTGLVSSVAIVAAVIVFLMFPRGTGANMLGTMPMRPSQALTGFSDQMSFQQIANITQNTQTVAHVQVTKDGEPLRGTQPLYLRGVTLDRYDANPESGWRWVRTGRGFSRGGGTAVDVEANQLIALEPTLPQGGSIYRQRITLDPTGSSTLFAMPFPIDFKSARPIRLRYVPRDQLLSVADPLVQRLEYEVTSTDAPQPILADELESMIPRPARWFQSEIDPRVRDYLKEIDFGDLLERRSAGEGGKQGWEPHAMDEEVARVIEKHLQSKFAYTLDLTEFGRTHNDDPIVRFLYDFKRGHCEYFAGAMTLLCQSLDLRSRVVIGFRSDEYSDLGYMYTVKQSHAHAWVEVLTPMGWKTFDPTSGRDAGPRQVGIMDRVRGMMNFLEFTWASSVIAYDSDNRESLITNVSTKLDQTAVNSSQSLANFMDWIQSKFSLFATKVIAPIMIMLVGGLIVAVLWFLWERWRLRRRAERIGLDDLSPTEQIRLVRQLGFYDDLIRLLERHNMQRPDYLTPKEFADSLAYLPSEVYDTIRRLTSIFYKVRFGRMHLPAPRRRRLHTVLQRLAGALEPVSTSAQGGKQA, from the coding sequence ATGTACGACATTCGCCAGTTCAAACCTGTGCTGTACATCCTGGTGACGCTGGGCATCGTCGGCTTCACGCTGGCGGCGCAGGCGCCGGCGTTGTTTGTTCTGTCTGGCGGCGCGATCGCGCTGAACGCATGGCTGGTGGCGACCAAAAGGTTCACGCCGATGCCGCGGTGGATGGCCAACATCTTGACGCTGCTGGCGTTCCTGTACGTCGCGCAGCAGGTGATGGTGGTGCGCGGCACGCCGATCATCACGATCGGGCAGTTCCTGGTGTTGCTGCAGGTCGTCAAGCTGTACGAGCAGCGCGCCAACCGCGACTACGCGCAGCTGCTCGTCCTGAGCCTGCTGCTCATGGTGGCGGCCTCCATCACGACCGCAAGCCTCATCTTCGGGCTGCTGTTGATCGCCTACCTGTTTCTGTCGCTCTACTGCTGCCTGCTGTTCCACCTGAAGGTCGAGACGGACCACGCCCGTTCGGCCTACGCGCTGCCAGAAGACCGCATCAACCTCAGCGTGCTTCGGCAGGACCAGCGCTACCTGTCGCGCTCGATGCGCCGTTTAACGGGGCTGGTCTCCAGCGTCGCAATCGTGGCGGCGGTAATCGTCTTCCTCATGTTCCCGCGCGGCACCGGTGCCAACATGCTCGGCACGATGCCGATGCGCCCCAGTCAGGCGCTGACCGGCTTCAGCGATCAGATGAGCTTCCAGCAGATCGCCAACATTACGCAGAACACGCAGACCGTCGCGCACGTGCAAGTGACGAAGGATGGCGAACCGTTGCGCGGCACGCAGCCGCTTTACCTGCGCGGCGTCACACTGGACCGCTACGACGCCAACCCGGAGAGCGGATGGCGCTGGGTGCGCACCGGCCGAGGCTTCTCGCGCGGTGGTGGCACTGCGGTAGATGTGGAGGCCAATCAGCTGATCGCGCTGGAGCCCACGCTGCCGCAGGGGGGGTCGATCTACCGCCAGCGGATCACGCTTGATCCCACGGGCTCCTCGACGTTGTTCGCGATGCCTTTCCCGATCGACTTCAAGTCCGCTCGGCCGATCCGGCTGCGCTACGTGCCGCGCGACCAGCTGCTTTCGGTGGCCGACCCGCTCGTGCAGAGGCTGGAGTACGAGGTCACCTCGACCGATGCGCCGCAGCCGATTCTTGCTGATGAGCTGGAGTCGATGATCCCGCGGCCCGCGCGTTGGTTCCAGTCGGAGATCGACCCGCGGGTGCGCGATTACCTGAAGGAGATCGACTTCGGGGATCTGCTGGAACGCCGCTCGGCCGGCGAGGGTGGCAAGCAGGGCTGGGAACCCCACGCGATGGACGAGGAGGTCGCTCGCGTGATCGAGAAGCACCTTCAGTCGAAGTTCGCTTACACGCTGGACCTGACGGAGTTCGGCCGCACGCACAACGACGATCCAATCGTGCGCTTCCTGTACGACTTCAAGCGCGGTCACTGCGAGTACTTCGCCGGCGCCATGACGCTGCTTTGCCAGAGCTTGGACTTGCGCAGCCGGGTGGTCATCGGGTTCCGCTCCGACGAGTACAGCGATCTGGGCTACATGTACACCGTGAAGCAGAGCCACGCCCACGCATGGGTCGAGGTGCTGACGCCAATGGGTTGGAAGACGTTCGACCCCACCAGTGGCCGCGACGCTGGCCCACGGCAGGTGGGGATTATGGACCGCGTGCGCGGAATGATGAACTTCCTGGAGTTCACCTGGGCCAGCTCAGTCATCGCTTACGACAGCGATAACCGCGAGAGCCTCATCACCAACGTCAGCACGAAGCTGGATCAGACGGCCGTGAACTCGTCGCAGTCGCTCGCAAATTTTATGGACTGGATTCAGTCGAAGTTCAGCCTGTTCGCGACGAAGGTGATCGCGCCGATCATGATCATGCTGGTGGGTGGATTGATCGTTGCGGTCCTGTGGTTCCTCTGGGAACGCTGGCGCCTTCGCCGCCGGGCCGAGCGTATCGGGCTGGACGACCTGTCGCCGACCGAGCAGATCCGCCTCGTACGGCAACTGGGGTTCTATGACGACCTGATCCGCCTGCTGGAACGCCACAACATGCAGCGGCCAGACTACCTCACACCAAAGGAATTCGCCGACAGCCTCGCGTACCTGCCGAGCGAGGTGTACGACACGATTCGTCGGTTGACGAGCATCTTCTACAAGGTGCGCTTCGGCCGGATGCACCTACCGGCACCGCGACGCCGTCGCCTGCACACGGTGCTGCAACGCCTGGCGGGGGCACTGGAACCGGTGTCGACCTCAGCGCAGGGCGGGAAGCAGGCGTAG